A section of the Acropora muricata isolate sample 2 chromosome 4, ASM3666990v1, whole genome shotgun sequence genome encodes:
- the LOC136914348 gene encoding ubiquitin thioesterase Zranb1-like: MPKKEESLKWACEYCTYLNWPCSEKCTLCCTPRPPQVITQESRRPTIVSEDIYEAASCDRIISKDPLICSSKDKNTQSAQLPEQIEDYVKWTCSTCTYENWPRSLYCSMCRTSKLKSGKNAKQLEPGSGNKDASSRSGSPRSPSLVGGNGRLDSKTINNDKNRALLRSNLKWICPQCTYENWPKTPKCALCKCLKPPKTKYDEIAKNSTSDNNVNAKRPSTSKRRSPNSSVSESALGIQPTHPVGEQIIYDIPASDDINDNEEVMQIRNRLKDSDWLWLSACIGVVEGETSSVNGYLNAGGDLSRQLTREDCVVLNRPGVFEVGHTLVHLAFKFKRDELITVLLTPEVTGHHLHRVPCIACPELAADIRKQMGHTIRQRKGDWRCYFFTDQVTFVLPAEIQDFPARVQRQVFDDILDREVQRVLEIESQVINWSEEITEQLGSRIYPLWNRSAGDCLLDSILQASYGVFDRDNTLRRALYDSLTEGGSRFFNRYKEWESMQAETLQYSLDEDQWEQDWASILSLAGQPGTSLEQTHVFALAHILRRPVIIYGVKYVKSFRGEVLGLARFQGVYLPVLWEQSFCWKNPLVLGYTRGHFSALVAMESDNSNELGAGANVDNVGSVHVTYLPLVDYEGKLLPVHFLSAEERGSEERLLREWLDCCVTEGGVLVAQQKVTSRPALLNQLIDDWLDRYRKLCKSK; the protein is encoded by the exons ATgccaaagaaagaagaaagtttAAAGTGGGCCTGCGAGTACTGCACATATCTAAACTGGCCGTGCTCCGAAAAATGTACTTTATGCTGCACTCCGAGGCCACCTCAAGTTATAACTCAAGAATCTAGGAGACCGACAATTGTAAGCGAAGATATTTATGAGGCTGCTAGTTGCGACCGGATTATATCGAAAGATCCTCTCATTTGTTCGTCAAAGGATAAAAATACCCAATCGGCACAATTACCGGAGCAGATTGAGGACTACGTGAAATGGACCTGTTCTACTTGTACATACGAAAACTGGCCTCGCTCGCTTTATTGTTCGATGTGTCGCACTTCGAAACTCAAATCCGGTAAGAATGCAAAGCAATTAGAACCTGGAAGCGGTAATAAAGATGCTTCCTCTCGAAGTGGCTCTCCAAGATCTCCCAGTCTTGTTGGTGGTAACGGAAGGCTCgactcgaaaacaataaataatgacaaaaacagAGCGCTCCTGAGGAGTAATTTAAAGTGGATTTGCCCACAATGTACTTACGAAAACTGGCCGAAAACGCCGAAATGTGCTCTTTGTAAGTGTTTGAAACCTCCCAAAACAAAATACGATGAAATAGCAAAAAACTCTACTTCAGACAACAATGTTAACGCGAAGAGGCCGTCAACGTCAAAGCGAAGGTCCCCGAACTCATCCGTTAGTGAATCCGCTTTAGGAATTCAACCGACTCATCCGGTAGGAGAACAGATTATTTACGACATCCCGGCTTCAGATGATATTAATGATAATGAGGAGGTGATGCAAATCCGTAATCGCCTCAAGGATTCAGATTGGTTGTGGCTGAGCGCTTGTATAGGTGTAGTGGAAGGTGAAACATCGTCTGTCAATGGATACCTTAATGCTGGAGGTGATTTGTCGAGGCAGCTGACAAGGGAAGACTGTGTAGTTTTGAACCGTCCAGGAGTGTTTGAAGTTGGCCACACTCTCGTTCACTTGGCTTTTAAATTTAAGAGAGATGAACTTATCACAGTCTTACTCACCCCTGAAGTTACCGGTCATCATTTACACCGTGTGCCATGTATCGCATGCCCTGAATTGGCAGCAGATATTAGGAAACAAATGGGACATACAATTAGGCAGCGGAAAGGAGACTGGCGCTGTTACTTTTTCACTGACCAAGTTACTTTTGTTTTGCCAGCTG aaATCCAAGACTTTCCTGCTAGAGTTCAAAGACAAGTGTTTGATGATATTCTTGATAGAGAAGTTCAAAGAG TTTTAGAAATTGAATCTCAGGTGATCAACTGGAGTGAAGAAATCACAGAACAATTAGGAAGTAGGATTTATCCTCTGTGGAATCGTTCTGCTGGTGACTGTCTTTTAGATTCAATCCTTCAAGCTTCATATGGAGTGTTTGACAGAGATAACACGTTGAGAAGAGCCCTATATGACAGTCTAACTGAGGGAGGTTCTCG ATTTTTTAACCGATACAAAGAGTGGGAATCCATGCAGGCAGAAACCTTACAGTATTCTCTAGATGAAGATCAGTGGGAGCAAGACTGGGCTTCTATTCTTAGTCTGGCTGGTCAGCCTGGGACGTCTTTGGAGCAAACCCATGTGTTTGCATTGGCTCACATTCTGCGCAGACCTGTCATTATTTATGGTGTGAAATATGTCAAGAGTTTCAGGGGAGAAGTGCTTGGTCTTGCTCGCTTTCAGG GGGTTTATCTTCCAGTTTTATGGGAACAAAGTTTCTGTTGGAAGAATCCGTTGGTCCTGGGGTACACAAGAGGCCACTTTTCAGCTTTGGTTGCTATGGAAAGTGATAACTCCAATGAGCTTGGTGCAGGAGCTAATGTGGACAATGTAGGCAGTGTTCATGTAACATACTTACCATTGGTTGACTATGAGGGAAAACTACTTCCTGTCCACTTTCTCTCGGCAGAAGAG CGAGGTAGTGAGGAGCGCTTATTACGTGAATGGCTAGACTGTTGTGTCACAGAGGGTGGAGTCTTGGTAGCTCAACAGAAGGTGACTTCAAGACCTGCCCTGCTCAATCAGTTGATCGATGATTGGCTGGACCGCTACAGGAAACTTTGCAAGAGCAAGTGA
- the LOC136914351 gene encoding tubulin delta chain-like — MSVVSLQLGQCGNQIGGELFNLLIEDATKLNPQFFSKSVDSKVNHEYECEVVERFFTRDKTGNSLNARAVMIDMESKAISQTLSQAKKSGKWCYPEGQQFCQKRGSGNNWAHGFLEHGPKSWERVLDMVHKEVEKCDRFGGFLIFMSLAGGTGSGVGAYITGSLRDEFPHSFILNQVVWPYGTGEVIVQNYNAILTLSHLYRCSDGVVILENDKLQNICSRLMNLKHISFKDINKVISHKLASVLQPVKLFSQGRDAGFYKHATSVRNLLGDLIEQVCPHPEYKLMTLKNIPQMSEKSLAYSTYTWTGLLKHLRQMLIADASMEEGIDWEVKIPVPSNPDGDDYHQRPGELPRLKSRFNKSIANLLVLRGVDVHKSDLASFTDARLNASWVPSGCATTIWCHPRPFNNYEKSATLLSNSQTPVAPLNFVVQKAWNMFTSRAYVHQYLKYGMAEDHFVDSFAATEQIIKSYSSL, encoded by the exons ATGTCGGTGGTCTCCCTACAGTTAGGCCAATGCGGAAATCAGATCGGAGGAGAGTTGTTCAACCTATTAATTGAGGATGCTACTAAATTGAATCCTCAGTTTTTCTCAAAGAGTGTCGACAGCAAAGTGAACCATGAATATGAATGTGAGGTCGTGGAGAGATTCTTCACACGTGACAAGACGGGGAATTCCTTGAATGCGCGAGCCGTGATGATCGACATGGAATCGAAGGCGATATCACAAACGTTATCACAGGCAAAGAAATCTGGAAAGTGGTGTTATCCCGAGGGGCAACAGTTTTGTCAAAAGCGTGGTTCTGGAAATAATTGGGCACATGGCTTCCTGGAGCATGGCCCGAAATCTTGGGAGAGGGTATTGGATATGGTACACAAAGAAGTAGAGAAATGCGACAGATTTGGCGGTTTTTTGATTTTTATGAGCTTAGCTGGTGGAACTGGCTCTGGTGTTGGTGCATACATTACTGGCTCTCTTCGGGATGAATTTCCGCATTCATTTATCCTCAATCAAGTTGTTTGGCCGTATGGCACTGGGGAGGTCATAGTGCAAAACTACAACGCAATTTTAACGCTATCTCACTTGTACAGGTGCTCAGACGGTGTCGTTATTCTCGAAAATGATAAGTTACAGAATATATGTTCCAGGTTGATGAATCTGAAACACATCTCGTTTAAGGATATCAACAAGGTCATCTCACACAAACTTGCAAGTGTCCTTCAACCCGTGAAGTTATTCTCTCAAGGACGAGATGCAGGCTTTTACAAACATGCTACCTCAGTGAGGAACTTACTTGGCGACCTGATCGAGCAAGTTTGTCCACACCCTGAGTACAAGCTGATGACGCTGAAGAACATTCCTCAAATGTCTGAAAAGTCCTTGGCCTACAGTACCTACACATGGACAGGACTTTTAAAGCATCTGCGACAAATGCTGATCGCTGATGCCAGCATGGAAGAAG GCATTGACTGGGAGGTCAAGATACCTGTACCATCCAACCCTGATGGAGATGATTATCACCAAAGGCCAGGAGAGTTGCCAAGACTGAAAAGCAGATTCAATAAATCCATTGCTAACCTTCTAGTGTTACGAGGAGTTGATGTCCACAAGTCTGATCTTGCTTCATTCACTGATGCAAGGCTCAATGCAAGCTGGGTTCCTTCTGGTTGCGCCACGACAATATGGTGCCACCCAAGACCATTTAACAATTATGAAAAATCTGCCACGCTACTAAGCAACAGTCAAACACCTGTCGCACCATTAAACTTTGTTGTTCAAAAGGCTTGGAATATGTTTACCTCCCGAGCATACGTCCATCAGTATTTGAAGTATGGGATGGCAGAAGATCATTTTGTTGACAGTTTTGCAGCTACCGAGCAAATAATCAAAAGCTATTCATCATTGTAA
- the LOC136914350 gene encoding PWWP domain-containing protein 2A-like, with protein MACLQAGTVLSATVEQALENCVLVCVKHRSRIFRGVLFDEKNAIVFRTPADDRNGGQEAKQLKVNGGSNVADSASRWSTRQASLYYKRQNHKVFSCRRIPSLFSDVQVLTEADLIKENDRNPENMEDTSSTLTKRPSASTEPKTKAGQVYKGRDSKGRKTDLLNQVNVKSNKSETSLKRKNSDSDISDRPSKKQTQKVNIANKAVQKTNDTRKAKRLDKRSGKISVGNDGKGSQEPTISSTKSSTPTHYKLIMARPSSVAPVVSVGSAPRSSQQKSDTVLIIKKVNPSDPMEISDSQGLAMSYSTGKNINENIQDLENVKNETDQKCIQRSEISANKDGSEGAKNISECQTESAENEMVTGKVENTASVGEQSNFHEVQLPGEKSIDETFSRSSADSLEKEDKSNGEDIAIKRSVRIKERRARFNINQLLPYIEETQGGGFTEECTLVDIPHLDSFHPTAALRGVSSEFLGSAVDSRVQNPTTTQNQPLKPSKRAKRANAKYTQRTTWQLDPQVAPVDQSEPVGVGDIVWGKVHGHPWWPGKVLAISGIRSEESSNPWDRDAHVSWFGSNTSSIMRLHCLQLFAPNFSKRHKRRKKGCYRLAIRQAKEAMQALINMVNP; from the exons atggcCTGTTTACAAGCGGGAACCGTCCTTTCTGCGACTGTAGAGCAAGCTTTAGAAAACTGCGTGCTTGTTTGTGTTAAACATCGGTCCAGAATTTTTCGAGGAGTGCTTTTCGACGAAAAGAACGCCATTGTATTTAG AACACCAGCTGATGATCGAAACGGTGGTCAAGAAGCAAAACAGCTCAAAGTAAATGGAGGAAGTAATGTGGCTGATAGCGCCTCGAGGTGGTCAACCAGACAGGCCAGTCTGTATTATAAGCGACAGAACCATAAAGTATTTTCTTGCAGAAGGATACCGAGCTTATTTAGCGACGTTCAAGTTTTAACGGAGGCAGATTTAATCAAGGAGAATGATAGAAATCCTGAAAATATGGAGGACACATCAAGCACTCTAACCAAAAGACCATCTGCCTCCACTGAGCCCAAGACGAAAGCAGGACAGGTGTATAAGGGAAGGGATTCTAAAGGGCGAAAAACTGATCTTTTGAACCAAGTGAATGTCAAAAGTAATAAATCAGAAACaagcttaaaaagaaaaaattctgaTTCAGACATCAGTGACAGACCTTCCAAGAAGCAAACACAAAAGGTGAATATTGCAAATAAAGCTGTCCAGAAAACTAATGACACGAGAAAAGCAAAAAGACTGGATAAACGTTCCGGGAAAATCTCAGTTGGCAATGATGGCAAGGGGTCTCAGGAACCAACTATTTCTTCAACAAAGAGTTCTACACCAACTCATTACAAACTCATAATGGCAAGACCAAGCTCTGTGGCTCCAGTGGTGTCTGTTGGATCAGCACCAAGGTCGAGCCAGCAAAAGTCTGATACagttttaataattaaaaaggTTAATCCTTCTGATCCTATGGAGATATCTGATAGTCAAGGCCTTGCAATGAGTTATTCAACTGGGAAAAACATTAATGAGAATATTCAAGATCTGGAGAAtgtgaaaaatgaaacagaTCAAAAGTGTATACAGAGGAGTGAAATCAGTGCAAACAAAGATGGCTCAGAAGGTGCAAAGAACATTTCAGAATGTCAGACCGAGAGtgctgaaaatgaaatggtgaCAGGCAAAGTGGAGAATACAGCATCTGTGGGTGAACAAAGCAACTTCCATGAAGTACAACTACCAGGAGAAAAATCTATTGATGAAACATTCTCAAGAAGTTCAGCAGACAGTTTGGAAAAAGAGGACAAATCAAATGGTGAAGACATTGCCATCAAACGATCTGTTAGAATTAAAGAGAGAAGAGCAAGATTTAACATAAATCAACTTTTGCCATACATCGAAGAAACACAAGGAGGTGGTTTCACAGAAGAATGTACTCTGGTTGATATTCCTCATCTTGATTCCTTTCACCCAACAGCAGCCCTTAGAGGAGTGAGTTCTGAGTTTTTAGGCTCTGCTGTTGATAGTAGAGTGCAAAATCCAACCACGACACAGAACCAACCTTTGAAGCCTAGCAAGCGTGCTAAGCGAGCGAACGCAAAGTATACACAGCGAACAACGTGGCAATTGGATCCACAAGTGGCACCTGTCGACCAGTCTGAACCTGTGGGTGTGGGTGATATTGTATGGGGCAAGGTCCATGGCCATCCATGGTGGCCAGGGAAAGTATTGGCAATCAGTGGAATAAGAAGTGAGGAGAGCTCTAATCCCTGGGACAGGGATGCCCACGTTTCCTGGTTTGGATCGAACACAAGTTCCATTATGCGTTTACATTGCCTTCAATTGTTTGCACCAAACTTTTCCAAAAGGCACAAGAGACGCAAAAAAGGATGCTACAGACTTGCTATCCGCCAGGCAAAGGAGGCTATGCAAGCACTGATCAACATGGTTAATCCTTGA